The genomic DNA GGCGGCGTCCACGGTCGCGGACTGATACCGCGAATCCCGTTCTGGCGCATCAATTTTGCAACCGTCTTGCGGGAAACGACTTCACCGGCGGCCCGTAGATCGGCGGTGATCCGCGGGGAGCCGTTCACCTGATCTGAGGCATCATGGGCCACCTTGATCTTGACCACCAGATCCGCGTTGCGCGCCGCCCGGCTGCCCAGCACCCCGCCGACACGGGCCAGGAGTGTGGTGGCCCACTTGTAGTAGCCCGACCGGGAGACGCCCAGCAGCGTGCACATCCGGGCGATGGTGGGCATCTGCGGGACGGCCTTCTGCGCGTGGATCAATTCGAACGCCTCGGCGGGTTCGAGTTCTCCGCAGCGAAGAAGGCCGCGGCTTTTTTCAGGAATTCCCGATCCATCCGCAACTCAGCCACCTCACGGCGCAGCCGCTCCAATTCGGTCCGCTCATCTGCATCGATTGCCGTCGGCGGATCAGCCATCTGTGAGCGTTCGATCGCGACCCACCGGCCCAGAAGCTGTTCACCCACGCCGATCTCCCGGGCCACCTCAACGATCGTGCGCCCGGTATCGATCACCAGATGCGCCGCCTCCCGCCGATAAGCCGGGGTATACGACTTCCTCTTCGCACCCATCAGGTGCCATCCTTCCCTGCCCAGCCGCAACCGGGCGATCAGGATGTCTACCAAACGGGGTCAACCGCACTCAGTGATGTTTCGCCGTGGTGGGTCCAGTGCACGATGTGGTGGGCGTGGGTGCGTCCGGGTGGTGCGCCGCATTTGATGCAGCATTGATCCCGGTGATAGAGCGCTTTGCGTAGATGCGGCGGGAACAGCCGTTTCTCCCGCCCCATATCGAGCGGTACCTGTTCGCCGTCGACGATGATCGTGGTGACGGTGGTGTCGCAGGTGAGCCGGTCCAGGGTCATGGTGCTGATCGATCCGATGAATTCCAGCGTGGCCAGGTCCGGCGTGTCGGCGGGTACCGTCACCAGGAGCTGGGTGCGCGGCGCGGACGCGGTGTCGCCGCCGCGGGCGGCGATATCCAGTACCGCCTCCAGGGCATCGGCGCGCCGCCTGCCTGCCGAGCGCACGTCGGGGCTGCCGTCGGGTTCGGGTCGCGGTGCCGAGTGTTCCTCCATCGCGGCGATGTATTTGGCGCCGACTTCGGCATCCAGATCCGCCCGGACCTGCACCCGCCCGTCGGAGGTGATCCGGTGGTCGACGGTGTTGATCGACCGGTCTTCGGCGGCCGGCAGCCCGCCTTCGGCGGCGGCGTGCCGGTTGCCCAGCCGCCGCGCCCGATTACCGATCTCAGCCGGCGTCGCCCCCGAGAAGAATTGCCCCAGTAGGTCGGTCAACTGGACGAAGCGAGT from Mycolicibacterium phocaicum includes the following:
- a CDS encoding IS3 family transposase (programmed frameshift) → MGAKRKSYTPAYRREAAHLVIDTGRTIVEVAREIGVGEQLLGRWVAIERSQMADPPTAIDADERTELERLRREVAELRMDREFLKKAAAFFAAENSNAEAFELIHAQKAVPQMPTIARMCTLLGVSRSGYYKWATTLLARVGGVLGSRAARNADLVVKIKVAHDASDQVNGSPRITADLRAAGEVVSRKTVAKLMRQNGIRGISPRPWTPPTTISGDGPCVLPDLVARRFDRGELNKVWTSDITYLSTGQGWLYLCAVRDGCSRRVLGYAFADSLHTDVVEQALRRAVLFRDPPPAAAPADRVIFHADRGCQYTSAQLAAVATEVGVRLSVGRTGVCYDNAQQESFWSTLKTEFYQRYSFATHSEAILAVSNWIENTYNRSRRHSSLGMISPITFERQLVTTANQAA
- a CDS encoding HNH endonuclease signature motif containing protein; the encoded protein is MGIAPDLNPLLDHLRGVAIPENMSGEDAVNVTRLLLLIRGVVDHLAATMTAVLDRCGVAASQGRTPRELLMSLGCAPSVAERLIRVGAALPSLPTLAAHAGDGAISGEHVDAIVKGINHIHARAPGPVDEETRFVQLTDLLGQFFSGATPAEIGNRARRLGNRHAAAEGGLPAAEDRSINTVDHRITSDGRVQVRADLDAEVGAKYIAAMEEHSAPRPEPDGSPDVRSAGRRRADALEAVLDIAARGGDTASAPRTQLLVTVPADTPDLATLEFIGSISTMTLDRLTCDTTVTTIIVDGEQVPLDMGREKRLFPPHLRKALYHRDQCCIKCGAPPGRTHAHHIVHWTHHGETSLSAVDPVW